One stretch of Echeneis naucrates chromosome 11, fEcheNa1.1, whole genome shotgun sequence DNA includes these proteins:
- the asb4 gene encoding ankyrin repeat and SOCS box protein 4 isoform X2, with protein sequence MLSYFIVTICSFISNLLGALWRTVSATAGSAVQEPPALAFMEELNPRQQAAKQLKQSFLQALLANDAQEVLRILHTSKLDIDTVLEVEDPGMVLASYKQGYWLPGYKLENSWAMGIHVCMMYGAVETALVLLQEGAAVNRMPNGKTPLHVACDVSNSDCVMLLLAHGAKISSLSLSGHTALHYCITRESVDCAKQLILKGADVNMPSNNNDEDTPLHTAARFAVPELVALYLAHGASVDAVNSFQETPLMTAAFWAFDSKEQIYSENHHLVCRLLLDHKADPNLQEEDNKTALHKAAWNCDHVLMQMLLEAGADTRAMDINGCAPLQYLLKVTDVRPMAIPELCYQLLLNHHAARVYPPQFHKVLQSCHEYPRVLEIMVNCYERLKPTRKWRAAIPDDCYKPLLRTPCRTKVT encoded by the exons ATGCTTAGTTACTTCATTGTCacaatttgttcatttatttccaatCTCCTCGGTGCTTTGTGGAGAACAGTGTCTGCGACAGCTGGTTCAGCTGTGCAAGAGCCTCCTGCTTTGGCGTTCATGGAGGAGTTGAACCCCAGACAACAGGCTGCCAAGCAGCTAAAGCAAAGCTTCCTGCAGGCCCTGCTGGCCAACGATGCCCAGGAGGTCCTTCGGATTCTGCACACCAGCAAACTAGACATCGACACGGTGCTGGAGGTGGAAGACCCCGGCATGGTTCTGGCCTCATACAAACAAG GTTACTGGCTACCGGGCTACAAACTGGAGAACTCCTGGGCGATGGGTATCCATGTGTGCATGATGTACGGCGCCGTAGAAACAGCGCTGGTGCTCCTTCAGGAAGGCGCGGCCGTTAACCGGATGCCCAATGGGAAGACCCCGCTACATGTGGCCTGTGATGTTTCCAACAGTGACTGTGTGATGTTGCTCTTGGCTCATGGGGCAAAGATCAGCAGCCTGTCGCTGAGTGGGCACACAGCACTGCACTACTGCATCACCAGGGAGTCTGTGGACTGTGCCAAGCAGCTCATTTTAAAAG GTGCCGACGTCAACATGCCCAGCAACAACAATGATGAGGACACGCCGTTACACACAGCAGCCAGATTTGCCGTTCCAGAGCTGGTGGCTCTGTATTTGGCCCATGGAGCATCTGTGGATGCGGTCAACTCTTTTCAGGAGACACCTCTGATGACTGCTGCTTTCTGGGCTTTTGACAGTAAAGAGCAAATCTACAGCGAAAATCACCATCTTGTCTGTCGTCTCCTGCTGGATCACAAAGCAG ATCCCAACCTCCAAGAAGaagacaataaaacagcgctTCACAAAGCAGCCTGGAACTGCGATCACGTCCTGATGCAGATGCTGCTGGAGGCCGGAGCAGACACACGAGCCATGGACATCAACGGCTGCGCCCCTCTTCAGTATCTTCTCAAAGTGACTGATGTAAGACCCATGGCCATACCTGAGCTCTGCTACCAGCTGCTGCTCAACCATCATGCAGCACGGGTCTACCCACCTCAGTTCCACAAG gTGCTTCAGTCCTGCCATGAGTATCCCAGAGTGTTAGAGATCATGGTCAACTGTTATGAGCGTTTAAAGCCCACAAGGAAGTGGAGAGCTGCCATTCCTGATGACTGCTATAAG CCCCTACTTAGGACACCATGTCGGACAAAAGTGACCTAA
- the asb4 gene encoding ankyrin repeat and SOCS box protein 4 isoform X1: MLSYFIVTICSFISNLLGALWRTVSATAGSAVQEPPALAFMEELNPRQQAAKQLKQSFLQALLANDAQEVLRILHTSKLDIDTVLEVEDPGMVLASYKQGYWLPGYKLENSWAMGIHVCMMYGAVETALVLLQEGAAVNRMPNGKTPLHVACDVSNSDCVMLLLAHGAKISSLSLSGHTALHYCITRESVDCAKQLILKGADVNMPSNNNDEDTPLHTAARFAVPELVALYLAHGASVDAVNSFQETPLMTAAFWAFDSKEQIYSENHHLVCRLLLDHKADPNLQEEDNKTALHKAAWNCDHVLMQMLLEAGADTRAMDINGCAPLQYLLKVTDVRPMAIPELCYQLLLNHHAARVYPPQFHKVLQSCHEYPRVLEIMVNCYERLKPTRKWRAAIPDDCYKRHKDFYDSLFSVCTNTPRSLLHLTRCAIRASLGGFCHSRVPQLLLPPRLKKYLLLTPEGLLY; this comes from the exons ATGCTTAGTTACTTCATTGTCacaatttgttcatttatttccaatCTCCTCGGTGCTTTGTGGAGAACAGTGTCTGCGACAGCTGGTTCAGCTGTGCAAGAGCCTCCTGCTTTGGCGTTCATGGAGGAGTTGAACCCCAGACAACAGGCTGCCAAGCAGCTAAAGCAAAGCTTCCTGCAGGCCCTGCTGGCCAACGATGCCCAGGAGGTCCTTCGGATTCTGCACACCAGCAAACTAGACATCGACACGGTGCTGGAGGTGGAAGACCCCGGCATGGTTCTGGCCTCATACAAACAAG GTTACTGGCTACCGGGCTACAAACTGGAGAACTCCTGGGCGATGGGTATCCATGTGTGCATGATGTACGGCGCCGTAGAAACAGCGCTGGTGCTCCTTCAGGAAGGCGCGGCCGTTAACCGGATGCCCAATGGGAAGACCCCGCTACATGTGGCCTGTGATGTTTCCAACAGTGACTGTGTGATGTTGCTCTTGGCTCATGGGGCAAAGATCAGCAGCCTGTCGCTGAGTGGGCACACAGCACTGCACTACTGCATCACCAGGGAGTCTGTGGACTGTGCCAAGCAGCTCATTTTAAAAG GTGCCGACGTCAACATGCCCAGCAACAACAATGATGAGGACACGCCGTTACACACAGCAGCCAGATTTGCCGTTCCAGAGCTGGTGGCTCTGTATTTGGCCCATGGAGCATCTGTGGATGCGGTCAACTCTTTTCAGGAGACACCTCTGATGACTGCTGCTTTCTGGGCTTTTGACAGTAAAGAGCAAATCTACAGCGAAAATCACCATCTTGTCTGTCGTCTCCTGCTGGATCACAAAGCAG ATCCCAACCTCCAAGAAGaagacaataaaacagcgctTCACAAAGCAGCCTGGAACTGCGATCACGTCCTGATGCAGATGCTGCTGGAGGCCGGAGCAGACACACGAGCCATGGACATCAACGGCTGCGCCCCTCTTCAGTATCTTCTCAAAGTGACTGATGTAAGACCCATGGCCATACCTGAGCTCTGCTACCAGCTGCTGCTCAACCATCATGCAGCACGGGTCTACCCACCTCAGTTCCACAAG gTGCTTCAGTCCTGCCATGAGTATCCCAGAGTGTTAGAGATCATGGTCAACTGTTATGAGCGTTTAAAGCCCACAAGGAAGTGGAGAGCTGCCATTCCTGATGACTGCTATAAG CGCCATAAAGACTTCTATGACTCCCTGTTCAGTGTTTGCACCAACACCCCCCGCAGCCTGCTACACCTGACCAGATGTGCCATCAGAGCCAGCCTGGGCGGTTTCTGTCACAGCCGTGTTCCACAGCTGCTTCTGCCACCTCGCttgaagaaatatttattaCTGACACCTGAGGGGCTACTGTACTGA
- the pdk4 gene encoding pyruvate dehydrogenase kinase, isozyme 4 has protein sequence MKFAQILLKNLSVAGIPKQVERFSKFSPSPLSMKQFIDFGSANACEKTSFVFLRQELPVRLANIMKEIDFLPDKLLGTPSLKLLTSWYSQSLLELIEFLEKDPDDKDVLPKFTQALINIRNRHNNVVPTMAQGVVEYKDAFGVDPVTNQNVQYFLDRFYMSRISTRMLMNQHTLIFNGSVNPAHPKHIGSIDPTCDVVEVVKDAYETSKMLCEQYYLTSPDMEIKEVNSKNTGQPIHIVYVPSHLYHMLFELFKNAMRATVETHETSPTLPQVKVRVSLGTEDLTIKMSDRGGGVPLRKIERLFSYMYSTAPSPVHVDNSRNAPLAGFGYGLPISRLYAKYFQGDLQLYSMEGFGTSAVIYLKALSSESVERLPVYNKSALRRYQSTTEADDWSIPSKEPKKLSKYESTQ, from the exons ATGAAGTTCGCTCAGATTCTGCTGAAAAACCTCTCCGTGGCTGGGATACCTAAACAAGTGGAGAGGTTTTCCaagttctccccctctcctctgtccATGAAGCAGTTCATTGACTTTG GCTCGGCCAATGCATGCGAGAAGACCTCCTTTGTGTTCCTGCGTCAGGAACTTCCTGTCAGACTGGCCAACATCATGAAAGAAATTGATTTCCTCCCTGACAAGCTCCTCGGCACTCCATCCCTTAAACTCCTCACCAGCTG GTATTCACAGAGTTTGTTGGAGCTCATAGAGTTTTTAGAGAAAGATCCAGATGATAAAGATGTCCTGCCAAA GTTTACACAGGCTTTGATTAATATCCGGAACCGGCACAACAATGTGGTACCGACCATGGCTCAGGGTGTGGTGGAGTACAAGGATGCATTTGGCGTGGACCCTGTCACCAACCAGAACGTTCAATACTTCTTGGACCGTTTCTACATGAGCCGCATCTCCACACGCATGCTCATGAACCAGCACA CATTAATCTTCAATGGCAGTGTAAACCCAGCCCATCCCAAACACATTGGAAGCATCGACCCAACCTGTGACGTTGTGGAGGTAGTAAAAG ATGCTTATGAGACGTCAAAGATGCTGTGTGAGCAGTATTACCTGACATCTCCTGATATGGAGATCAAAGAGGTCAATT CCAAAAACACTGGCCAGCCTATCCACATCGTCTATGTGCCCTCCCATCTCTACCACATGCTGTTTGAGCTCTTCAAG AACGCCATGAGAGCTACAGTAGAGACGCATGAGACAAGCCCAACATTGCCCCAAGTCAAAGTGCGAGTTTCCCTGGGCACAGAGGACCTCACTATCAAG ATgtctgacagaggaggaggagtcccGCTCAGGAAGATTGAACGTCTCTTCAGCTACATGTACTCCACAGCTCCCAGTCCTGTCCATGTAGACAACTCACGTAATGCTCCTCTG GCTGGCTTTGGTTATGGACTGCCAATTTCTCGTCTGTACGCAAAGTATTTTCAAGGAGACCTGCAACTCTATTCAATGGAGGGTTTTGGTACCTCAGCTGTCATATACTTAAAG GCCTTGTCCTCAGAGTCTGTGGAGAGACTTCCTGTTTATAATAAGTCAGCCTTACGGCGTTACCAGAGCACCACCGAGGCTGATGACTGGTCCATTCCCAGCAAGGAGCCAAAGAAACTCAGCAAGTATGAAAGCACTCAGTGA